The window GCATTGCTTCACTACTTAAAGGAGTTGTAGCCGCAAAATCTAAATAAATCATCCTTGATGAACCCCTCTCTTTAGTTGGGTTGAAAATGATATTTTTTAGGTAAAATAATTTTCATAAATTAATCAAGTCTTAACCTGAATCTGTTGAAAATCTCTAAAATTTGCGAGACTCCTTGAAAATGCATCCGCATTTACTGCGTGCGATGTATCGCTGTCGAAGCATTCCTTGTCCTGCGGAAAAACGAGCCAACCGAGAAGATAGCAGGAACGAGGAGGCTCGGTGGTTCGTCCGCGGAGAGTGAGCGGTTTTTAGAGAATTTCAACATTAGCATTATAAAACTTAGTTTAAACAATAGTAAACTAGCTATCTAAAAAAAACTCTTGTCATTAATTAAAATATATGTAAATATAGGTGTCAAGACACCAGTGTATACAGGAGGGCTTTTTATGCCTAACCGAAAAATAGATTGTTTAATTGTTGGCAGTGGATTATCTGCATTAATGACTGCAAAATATTTAAGTGAGCATATGAATGTGATGATTTTCACAAAGTTGAAAAAATCTTCAAATAACTCATTTCTTGCTCAAGGTGGAATAGCTTGTGTAATAGATAAACGTGATCACTGGCAATTCCATTACGAAGACACATTAGTTGCAGGATGCTTTTTAAACAACAAAGAAGCGGTTGAACTTCTAGTTAAGGAAGGCCCACAACATGTAACGAACTTAATTCAAGAAGGAATGAAATTTGATAAAACGAATAAAGGTACACTTTCCCTCGGAATGGAAGGTGCACATTCTCATCATCGCATTTTGCATGCAGGTGGCGATCAAACGGGAAAAGAATTGATGACATTTTTGCAAGAAAACACAAATGTAAAAGTGGTAGAAGATGAAACCGCTTACGAGCTATTAGTGCACGAAAATAATTGTTACGGTATCAAAACATTAAACATACAAGGGAATATACAAAAATATATAGCTAAGCGTGTTGTATTAGCAACAGGCGGTGTAGGCGCTATCTACTCTTTCACTTCAAACGACGAATCTGTTACAGGATCTGCTTTAGCAATGGCTTACAAAGCAGGGGCATCATTAATTGATTTAGAATTTATGCAATTTCATCCGACAATGCTATCAGTCAATGGCAAGGCAGTCGGATTGATTTCCGAAGCAGTAAGAGGCGAAGGAGCATTTTTAGTTAATGAAAAAGGGGAAAGAATCATGAAAAATCTTCATCCTTTAGAAGATTTGGCACCCCGGGATATCGTATCAAGAGCCATTTACAAGTGCCTACAAAAAGGCCACAGAATTTATTTAAATATCAAATCCATTCAAAACTTTAAGCAGCGCTTTCCTGCTATTTCCGAGTTATGTTGTAAAAATAACATAAATATTGAATCAGGATTTATTCCGGTAGTACCTGGCGCGCATTTTTTCATGGGAGGTATCCAAACGAATGTGTATGGAGAGTCGTCTGTGAAAAATCTGTACGCAGTAGGGGAAGCTGCGTGTAACGGTGTTCATGGTGCTAACAGATTAGCTAGCAACTCTTTATTAGAATGTATCGTATTTTCTAAAAAACTTGCTGAAAAAATAGTGGAATTAGACGAAAAAGAAGTCTTAAATCCTCTAAGTATTAACGAAGAAGTAATTTGTAATAAAGTATATTCACTTGTCTTACCTGCCAAAAGTGAAATCCAAACTATGATGATGAAACATGTAGGTATCGTTCGCTCAGAAGAGAAATTACTACAAATGAAAAGCTGGTTAGAGAAGTACGAGGCATACTGGACAGAATATACACCAGATAATTTATTAAAATATGAAGATATTGAAATTGTTCAAATGTTACAGCTATGCTATTTAATGGTGGACGCCTGTCTACAACGAGAAGAAAGTCGTGGCGCACATTTTAGAGACGATTTCCCAGACTCCATGGAAAGTTGGGACAATCGAAGAATTACACATACAACAGGTGAAACTTTATTCGTTTAAAGGGGGAAGAGAACGATGAATAAAATAAAACTAAAAAAAATGTTAGAAAGCTTTTTCATAGAGGATATCGGGGAGAGAGATGTTACATCCTTATCTCTATTTCCTGAGGAAATGATAGGTTCTGGCAGATTTATTGCAAAAGAAGATGGAATCTTTGTAGGGCAAGAAATAATGAAACAAGGTTATAAGCTTTTAGATGAGAAAGTGGAATTTCATTTTATGAAAAAAGATGGGGAGCTATTGCAAAAAGGCGATGTTATTGCGACTGTTCACGGACAAATGAGTGCTCTTTTAACAGGAGAAAGAGTTATTTTAAATCTTATTCAACGTATGAGTGGTATTGCTACCATCACGAATAAGGCAGTAACACAGTTAAATAGTGACGTTACGAAATTATGTGATACGAGAAAAACGACTCCTGGTTTACGTATGCTTGAGAAATATGCAGTGCTTTGTGGTGGCGGTTCGAACCACCGTTATGGATTGTATGATGGAGTTATGATTAAAGACAATCACATTGAATTTTGTGGATCGATTACGAAAGCTGTTGAAAAAGTACGTGAAACAGTTGGACACATGGTGAAAATCGAAGTGGAAACAGAAACGCGTGAACAAGTGTTAGAAGCAGTAGAAGCTGGTGCTGACGTTATTATGTTTGACAATCGCACGCCAGAAGAAATAAAAGAATTTGTCAAACTAGTTCCAGCCCATATCATTACAGAAGCTTCTGGTGGGATTAATATGTCTACGATTGCCGACTTCAGCGACACAGGTGTACATTACATTTCATTAGGTTTCTTAACTCATTCCGCTCGTGCACTAGACATTAGCTTTAATGTTGGGAAAAAAATATAAGGGAGAGATACAGATGAGCATGTTAGACATCATTAAGAATACAAATGTGACACTTCCAGATAAATATAAAAATATGTCAACAGAAGAAATGGAACAAAGAGTGAAAGATATTAAGATGAAGATGGGAGATACACTGTTCATTCCTGGTCATCACTATCAAAAAGATGAAGTAATTCAGTTTGCAGATGCAACTGGAGACTCTTTACAATTAGCGCAAGCAGCTGCTAATACTACTGCAAAATACATTGTATTTTGTGGTGTACACTTTATGGCAGAAACAGCAGATATCTTATCAACGGATGAACAAACTGTTATCTTACCTGATATGAGAGCAGGCTGTTCTATGGCAGATATGGCTGATATTCATCAAACAGAACGCGCATGGGTAGAGTTACAGCAAGTATTTGGGGACACTATATTACCATTAACGTATGTTAACTCAACTGCTGCAATCAAAGCATTTTGTGGAAAACATGGTGGGGCCACGGTAACTTCTTCCAACGCAAAACAAATGGTGGCATGGGCATTTTCTCAAAAAGAAAGATTGTTATTCTTGCCTGACCAACATTTAGGAAGAAACACTGCGTACGAACTAGGTATTCCTTTAGAGCAAATGGCTGTATGGGATCCAATTGAAAACAAGCTAGAATGGGAAGGAGACCCAACGGACGTGAAAGTGATTTTATGGAAAGGGCATTGCTCTGTCCATGAAAAGTTTACGGTATCCAACATTGAACATATTCGCAAAACAAAGCCTGAAATGAAAATTATCGTACACCCAGAATGTACACGCGAAGTTGTTGCGTTGAGTGATGATGCGGGAAGTACTAAGTATATTATCGAAACGATTGAAAATGCGGCTAGTGGAAGCTCATGGGCAATTGGAACAGAGATGAATCTGGTGAATCGTATCATTCAGCAGCATCCTGATAAAGAAATCGTCTCACTTAACCCTTATATGTGTCCGTGTTTAACAATGAACCGAATTGACCTGCCGCACTTATTGTGGGCGTTAGAAGCAATTGAAACAGGCGAGGTTCATAATCAAATAGAAGTAGAAAAAGAAGTAGCAGACTACGCAACAAAGGCTTTAAACGTCATGCTACAGCATGCATAATAATGGATGAAGGGCAGAAGCAAACTACAGCTTTTGCCTTTTTATTTTTGTTTTTTTAAAAATAATATTTTTTCTGCTTATTTTAGAAACTAGAGTGGATTGGAGCGGAAGACACTTCACTCCTGCGGGAAGAAGAGCGAAGCGTGAGACCCCACAGGCGGTACGCCGAGGAGTAGGTTTTTTCACGATAGTGAAAATAACCTTCCCTTGCGCTCCCCGCGGAAAGGAAGTGTCTGCAGCGGAAAGGAACGGTTTAGGAAATACAGGGATATTTTAGATACAAATAACAAACAGAATAGCCAAGTTTTTATCATAAAGTCCAAATTATTCGCATAATTTGTGTTGAAGAATAGTGGCAAAAAGCCCATTTGACACATAGACTGTAAAGACTTTGCTAAGGAGGGAATATCCTTGAAAATCCATATTGTCCAAAAAGGGGATACGTTGTGGAAGATTGCACAGAAATATAATGTGAATTTCGAAGCGTTAAAAAGTGCAAATTCACAATTAAGCAATCCAGATATGATTATGCCCGGTATGAAAATTAAAGTTCCAACAGCAAGTGTGCAAGTTAAGCAAGAAACCCAAGTGAAAGGTGTTGCAAAAGAAGCTCAGGTAGCGGGCGTACAAAAAGAAGCACCGGTAGTAATGGGCGTACAAAAAGAAGCACCTATAGTGAAAGAACATCCATTTAAAGAAATGCCGAAAAAACCTGAAGTCATGGGTGTAAAAGAAGTGAAAGAAGAAGCAAAAGCTCCTTTTGTTCCTAAGTTACCGCAAATAAAACCTTACTTCCCTGAAGTGGATGTAAATAATTATGTAACATTTAATATTCCGATTACGCAACAAAAGGCAAATGTCCAATTTCCAAAAATGCCACCAAAAGCTCAACCCAAACAAGTAGCACCAAAAGCAGTAGCACCAAAAGCAGTAGCACCAAAACAAGTAGCACCAAAAGCGGTTGCATCAGAAAAAACACCAATGAAAGAGCCAGTTGTGAAGGGTGTTCAAGAGGCTCCAACTCAACACATGAAAATGCCGGAACAAATGCCAACTATGCAAATGCCATTACAGCACATGAAAATGCCGGAACAAATGCCAACTATGCAAATGCCATTACAACACATGCAAATGCCAGCACAGCAGATGCCAATGGGTATGCCCCAATGGCCGATGCCACATCCATATTGTATCCCAGTTCCTTGTACTCCAGTTATGCCTGGTTCTGGATTACATGGTCAAATGGGCTATCAACCAATGCAACCTTACTATGGTCAACCAACTCCATACGGAATGCAAGGTATGATGCCTCAAGCAGGTATGCCACAAATGATGCCTGAGATGATGGAGTCAGATGATGATTTTGATGCAGCAATGATGATGCCTCACATGCAACAAGTGCAACAAATGCCACAAATGCAACAGTTCCCACAAATGCCTCCATATATGGGAATGAATGATATGGATATGGACATGGACGTAGATTTTGATCAAACACAAGTAGCAGGTTTGGATGAAGAGCAAGATTATATGACAATGTTGCAACAAATGCAACAACAAATGGAGCAACAGCAAAATATGGGAATGGGAATGCCACAAATGCCAATGGCACCAGGTGTACCATTTGGACAAATGCCACAACAAGGCTTTGGTATGAATGGTGGAATGCAGCAAATGCCAGGTGCTAGACAAGGTGACTGTGGATGTGGACCTACTCCAATGCCATATGGTATACCACAACAAATGCCACAAGTTCCATTCGGATTATCTCCACATGGTTATGGAATGCCAATGCAAGCTGGCTATCCGATGGGAGCACCTTTTAACCCACAAGGTTATGGCTATGGTTATCCACAAGATATGCGTTCAACAAATGACTTTAACGGTCCTGACAGGGAAGATGATAACGAATAATTAAAAGAAAGAGGCGATTTCAATTAATCGTCTCTTTTTCTTTAGTAATTTACTATTATAAAAAATTAAAATGTAATTATTGGTTATGGAGGAAATTTTTTGACGAAATGAAAGTACATGATAAAATAAATACATTCCATATTATTTGAATTAATTTCATAACTACGGTTCGTTTAGTGAAAAACGAAAGCTGTAATATCGATTATGTTTTATGTTTGTACTTTATTTATTTCTCAAATAAGAATTATTTGGTATCATTCGTTTTTCATATAGTAATGAAATAGTATGAAATTCACTCAAATGGGTATAGGTAATGAAAAGCATTAATCTAGTCATATACGTTGGAGGGAATACATCACATGGAAGAGAAAATTTCGAAGTTAGTTATGTGGTTACAAGAAAGAGTAAATGTTGCTGGATTGAACGGTTTAATTGTTGGTGTAAGTGGTGGAATCGATTCCGCAGTCGTGGCTCATTTAATTAAAAGAGCGTTCCCAAATAATTCATTAGGCGTTATTATGCCTTGTAAAAGCAACCCGAAAGATGAAGAATATGCATTAGAAGTAATTAATAGTTGTGGAATTGATCACGTTTTAGTTGATTTAACAGAAACACATACAGTCCTATTTAATGCGATGGAAGAACAATTAAAGGCTAAAGGGGAATGGAACGAGGAAACGGCGAGATTAGGCGATGCAAATACCCGTGCTCGTCTACGTATGACAACATTATATGCTGTTGCAAATAATTACGGCTATTTAGTAGTTGGAACGGACAATGCTGCTGAATGGCATACAGGTTATTTTACAAAGTTTGGTGACGGTGGAGTGGACTTAGTACCTTTAGTTCATTTAACGAAAGGCGAAGTACGAGAAATGGCAAAAGTTTTAGGCGTACCTGAATCTGTTATTACAAAGCCACCAAGTGCTGGTCTTTGGGAAGGTCAAACAGATGAAAACGAAATGGGAACAACCTATGACATGATTGACAACTACTTAAAAGGGGAAAAAATCCCTGAAAAAGATAAAGCCATTATTGACAGACTGCATGGTCGTTCTGCGCATAAGCGCGAACTAGCTTATGCACCACCTAAATTTTAACTTGGGGTTAACTGCCATCTATAAAAATCCCCTTATTATGTCAAGCTAAGGTAGAACACGACTATGTGTTCAAGACATGTGAGGGGGTTATTACATTGAGGAAGTCAGTGCTTACATTAACTTCTTGTGCCCTATTGCTTGGTGGATTAACGGCATGTGGAGGAAACGCTGGAAATCAAGCTGCCGATACACGTTATTATGACAACTCTAGGCCAATTGGGTACTATACAAGTGAAAACAACCCTTATGCACCTAATCGTGCGAACAATTTCGGTACAAAAAATGTAAATACACGTGGAAATCAAAATGTTGACCAACGTGGCAATGCATACCGTATTGGGGATAACGATGGTCCATTAATTGAGATTATGGACCGCGCAGTTATTAACGGTGACCGAAATGCAACTTTAACAAATCCTACTGTTCCACTTGCAAATGAAGATCGTGGAATGTTTGGCCCAAACGATAATAGATACAGTCGTAGTGATAGAAACTATCACCGTCATTTAGATGGTACAAATGTAGGTGCTAGACCGTCTTATTACAACAATTACAATGGTGCACTTTCTGAACAATTAGCGGAACGTGCTTCCACTGTAAGAGGGGTAGAAGATGCTAGAGCGATTATTTACGGCAACGATATAATGATTGCGGTGGAACCTCAAGAAGGATTTAGTGACGCACAAGTAACACGTGATGTTCGTCGTGCTGTACAACCGCTAATTGGAAATAGAGATTGTCGTGTAGTAGCAGACCAAAGTACGTTAAATCGTATGAGTCAAGTCGATAATGATTTGCGTGATGGTGGTCCTGTAGAACGTTTAAACCAAGATATACGTAGTATGTTTGATACCATTACTCCTGGTCGATAACCATACTGGAAAAGAACAGCTTTTATAGCTGTTCTTTTTTTATAGTTAAAATTACCTCTTTTTACCTCTAAATACCCAATTTCAAAAATTCTCCAAAAATCTTGGATAATCCTTCTATTTTTGGTCAAAATAGAAAAAGAATTTAAAGATAATCTAAAAAGAATGTGAGGGGGAAACAATGAAACCCATCATTCCAAAACAAATAATGATCCTTTTTGCTGCTTTTGTAGCGATGTGTGGAATGCTTTACACTGCCCTAGTTTTAACGGAAGCAGTAGAACAAGAAGCGGAACCAAATGATTATTTGTTTCAACATCATAAAAACGAAGCATATGAAGTAAATGGACCTTTAACTTTACGCGTTATTTTGGAAAGAATATATATTGATGGTGAAGTAAGTGAAGAAGTTATTGAAGAAACAATATGGGCAATGGAAGATTTCTGGGCTCAATATGAGGATTGGCTATTAGTCGATCAAGACGAG is drawn from Bacillus alkalisoli and contains these coding sequences:
- a CDS encoding intercompartmental signaling factor BofC gives rise to the protein MKPIIPKQIMILFAAFVAMCGMLYTALVLTEAVEQEAEPNDYLFQHHKNEAYEVNGPLTLRVILERIYIDGEVSEEVIEETIWAMEDFWAQYEDWLLVDQDEEQVVFLQHIDDISPLLKTNGYFGISEDGILTIYDGKPTEATKIIQSFFQIDVGKLESHQHIKLKTGIKVMSKHEYEEVIATFKPYSSLQ
- the nadA gene encoding quinolinate synthase NadA; amino-acid sequence: MSMLDIIKNTNVTLPDKYKNMSTEEMEQRVKDIKMKMGDTLFIPGHHYQKDEVIQFADATGDSLQLAQAAANTTAKYIVFCGVHFMAETADILSTDEQTVILPDMRAGCSMADMADIHQTERAWVELQQVFGDTILPLTYVNSTAAIKAFCGKHGGATVTSSNAKQMVAWAFSQKERLLFLPDQHLGRNTAYELGIPLEQMAVWDPIENKLEWEGDPTDVKVILWKGHCSVHEKFTVSNIEHIRKTKPEMKIIVHPECTREVVALSDDAGSTKYIIETIENAASGSSWAIGTEMNLVNRIIQQHPDKEIVSLNPYMCPCLTMNRIDLPHLLWALEAIETGEVHNQIEVEKEVADYATKALNVMLQHA
- the nadE gene encoding NAD(+) synthase — translated: MEEKISKLVMWLQERVNVAGLNGLIVGVSGGIDSAVVAHLIKRAFPNNSLGVIMPCKSNPKDEEYALEVINSCGIDHVLVDLTETHTVLFNAMEEQLKAKGEWNEETARLGDANTRARLRMTTLYAVANNYGYLVVGTDNAAEWHTGYFTKFGDGGVDLVPLVHLTKGEVREMAKVLGVPESVITKPPSAGLWEGQTDENEMGTTYDMIDNYLKGEKIPEKDKAIIDRLHGRSAHKRELAYAPPKF
- a CDS encoding YhcN/YlaJ family sporulation lipoprotein, whose translation is MRKSVLTLTSCALLLGGLTACGGNAGNQAADTRYYDNSRPIGYYTSENNPYAPNRANNFGTKNVNTRGNQNVDQRGNAYRIGDNDGPLIEIMDRAVINGDRNATLTNPTVPLANEDRGMFGPNDNRYSRSDRNYHRHLDGTNVGARPSYYNNYNGALSEQLAERASTVRGVEDARAIIYGNDIMIAVEPQEGFSDAQVTRDVRRAVQPLIGNRDCRVVADQSTLNRMSQVDNDLRDGGPVERLNQDIRSMFDTITPGR
- the nadC gene encoding carboxylating nicotinate-nucleotide diphosphorylase is translated as MNKIKLKKMLESFFIEDIGERDVTSLSLFPEEMIGSGRFIAKEDGIFVGQEIMKQGYKLLDEKVEFHFMKKDGELLQKGDVIATVHGQMSALLTGERVILNLIQRMSGIATITNKAVTQLNSDVTKLCDTRKTTPGLRMLEKYAVLCGGGSNHRYGLYDGVMIKDNHIEFCGSITKAVEKVRETVGHMVKIEVETETREQVLEAVEAGADVIMFDNRTPEEIKEFVKLVPAHIITEASGGINMSTIADFSDTGVHYISLGFLTHSARALDISFNVGKKI
- the nadB gene encoding L-aspartate oxidase; its protein translation is MPNRKIDCLIVGSGLSALMTAKYLSEHMNVMIFTKLKKSSNNSFLAQGGIACVIDKRDHWQFHYEDTLVAGCFLNNKEAVELLVKEGPQHVTNLIQEGMKFDKTNKGTLSLGMEGAHSHHRILHAGGDQTGKELMTFLQENTNVKVVEDETAYELLVHENNCYGIKTLNIQGNIQKYIAKRVVLATGGVGAIYSFTSNDESVTGSALAMAYKAGASLIDLEFMQFHPTMLSVNGKAVGLISEAVRGEGAFLVNEKGERIMKNLHPLEDLAPRDIVSRAIYKCLQKGHRIYLNIKSIQNFKQRFPAISELCCKNNINIESGFIPVVPGAHFFMGGIQTNVYGESSVKNLYAVGEAACNGVHGANRLASNSLLECIVFSKKLAEKIVELDEKEVLNPLSINEEVICNKVYSLVLPAKSEIQTMMMKHVGIVRSEEKLLQMKSWLEKYEAYWTEYTPDNLLKYEDIEIVQMLQLCYLMVDACLQREESRGAHFRDDFPDSMESWDNRRITHTTGETLFV
- the safA gene encoding SafA/ExsA family spore coat assembly protein — its product is MKIHIVQKGDTLWKIAQKYNVNFEALKSANSQLSNPDMIMPGMKIKVPTASVQVKQETQVKGVAKEAQVAGVQKEAPVVMGVQKEAPIVKEHPFKEMPKKPEVMGVKEVKEEAKAPFVPKLPQIKPYFPEVDVNNYVTFNIPITQQKANVQFPKMPPKAQPKQVAPKAVAPKAVAPKQVAPKAVASEKTPMKEPVVKGVQEAPTQHMKMPEQMPTMQMPLQHMKMPEQMPTMQMPLQHMQMPAQQMPMGMPQWPMPHPYCIPVPCTPVMPGSGLHGQMGYQPMQPYYGQPTPYGMQGMMPQAGMPQMMPEMMESDDDFDAAMMMPHMQQVQQMPQMQQFPQMPPYMGMNDMDMDMDVDFDQTQVAGLDEEQDYMTMLQQMQQQMEQQQNMGMGMPQMPMAPGVPFGQMPQQGFGMNGGMQQMPGARQGDCGCGPTPMPYGIPQQMPQVPFGLSPHGYGMPMQAGYPMGAPFNPQGYGYGYPQDMRSTNDFNGPDREDDNE